The DNA sequence TGAAATTTACCTTATTTTGTTCTGCTTCCAGGGCTATTGAACAAGCCGgaatgatgatgaaggtgagggttgtaatacaaataaaaaagcagCAGTACAAATATGGATGGAGCGTTTACATGTCCTCTTTGTTTACGATGCTAAAGGAACAAAAGAAGATGCCGGAAGCCATCCAGCTCATAGAGAAGGCCTGCATGATGTACATGGAGAACGGCACTCCTGACACTGCTGCCATGGCACTCGACCGGGCTGGAAAGTGAGCTCATTAAGTTATTACATCTTAAATCCTATAGACGGACACTAAAGGTACGACCATATTCACCTTCTAGTTCTAATATAATTCATAACCAGCAGTAGCAAATGGAGGAGAGTTTTTCAGTTTGCTACACCGTCCCAAATGCCCCAAAGGGCTTCTCATTTGGACATTGAAATTGGCTTTCTTGTCTATTCCCACAGAGAAATTATTGTCTTACCCACAGTAAAACACCACCAAATACAATCATAAATACAAAGCTAAATGAGTAATTTATTCCAAATGCATTATAACCAAATGTTGCCAAAATCCTACGACTGTTTGAACCACATTTCCCATATGTGATCAAgtactatttattttaaatcaattcAAACAAATGATTTTCCAAGATATCTCTACACCATTTTCTCCCTGTAACAAATGACATGTTTTCAGAAAGTCGTGGCACACTTTGCTCTACGCCAGGTGTATAGCAAAGAGTGTTAGGCGTCAGGGCTCATAGAATGGGGTTTGGTTTTAATTGGAAAACAAAACTaggtttaaaaaacaaatttCAATATTTATATGCTGTGAGCAACTGGACAGGCTGGACAGGAGGTAGCGACAGCAGAGGAACATTATCACCCATTTTCTCACCCCTTTCTTTCTCTGCTGTTTAGACTCATAGAGCCGCTCAACTTGGATAAGGCCGTGGATCTGTATCAGAAGGCTGCCGGTGTGTTTGAGGTAGACAGCCTTCCTAACCTAAGGATTCACCTGTGTTGAGGTGTGTTTAGTGACTGTGAGGCTAACACGGCGTTGGCGATGCCTTCTTCCTTCAGAACGAGGACCGCCTGCGACAGGCAGCAGAACTGCTGGGCAAGGCTTCCAGACTCCTGGTCAGAGTAAGAAGGTAGGAAGAAGAGGAGTGGGTTAGAATGAAATGACCAGCTACCTACTAAACTTTAATATAATGAGCATGGATGTTTCAACACAGATAGGTGCTCCTATAGCAGCTTAGGGTTATAACAGGTGTTTGAAGTCTTATCCAAAAAGTGTATCAAaatgtgcatttgtttattttgcctAGTACCTTAATTGACTAATTGACTCAATTGATAAGGCATTTAGTGGTGAATCTGGTGGTCTTACCATAAGGTCATCTCATAGCCCCAGGCGTCCTTATGTAATGTTTCATTGTTACCCTGTACGGCCCCTCCTCATCCCAATGTTTGCGGACAGGCTGGACGATGCAGCGGTGGCCATTCAGAAGGAGAAGAACATGTACAAAGAGATTGAGAACTATCCCATGTGCTTCAAGGTTGGTGGCCCGGGTTTGAGCCATTTCACGAACACATGCTGTTTATGAACAATATCCATCGTTTGAGCTTGATGAGCGAACCAATGTGGGCTAGTCATCCTGGAATGGTTTTAGTGCTTCTTAAAACTCTTCCTGCCAATTTGACGTGATTGGTTTGGCTTTGCAACGTTGTAACTTCACTGTGATGAAGAAGTAGAATCAGTGGAACATTTTGTTCTAAAAGGAGAAGAATTCCATAGTGTCATGCtaactttttaactttttttttttcttttagaaAACCACCGCTCAGGTGCTGGTTCATCTGCACAGAGCGGACTACGTAGCGGCTGACAAGTGTGTCCGAGAGAGTTACAGGTACAGAACATGTTTGTGTGGGCATTACCTTTGTATTCCCAATGTGGCGCACTGTGGCCTTAGGGCCCTGTTGGCTCGAACaaaacatgtttaaataaatatgccAAAGTCATGTTTTATAACTACCTAGTTCCAGTAAGCTCTTCCTGAATATAAGAACATTGCCTCCCAACTTTTATAATCGGTCCCTTGCCAACCTTTTTTATaactggttgtcatggtgacatgAACTTCTGGTGATATGAGCTGTCCCTGGTTTAAGGAAACCTAAAGTAATGACAACAGGACAGACGTACAATTTAGGGAAGAAACAGCCTCAGAGCGAAGGGACAGGTGGACACCGACACGGCGGAGTTCAGCACTGTTACCAAGTCGTCTTACCCCGTCCGCGCGTCGAAGGACCCTAACGGGAGCCGTCTTCTTCCCACAGCCTTCCGGGTTACAGCGGCAGTGAAGactctgttgccatggagacactCCTGCAGGGCTATGATGAACAGGACGAAGACCAGGTGTACCGTATATGCAACTCACCTTTACTGAAGTACATGGATAACGACGTGAGTCTCCCTCTCTTGGATCCAGCCAGGCAGTACttatttaatttgataaaaaagaAATGGGTCTAGTGGACTGTAATTGGACCCTTTTCACAGGTCATTTGTGACTAATTGTGTCCATACCGGTGCGCTGCTATTCCTCAAACTAATCGACCCATAGTTAAGTTTATGAGCGCCGGTATTGTTTTTGAGATGATGAAAAGGGCCCATACTGGCAGCGGCTAATCTATAACATAGGCATATACACATAGCATAtgtcatatacacacacgcattggtCTTCGCCTCGTACGTCAACTTAGTCGCCATATTTGAGAGGCAAAGGCTGTAAACAAATTCAACTAAAGGGGGggacgtgtttttttttggataTAAAGCCCAATAATGTTTACATTTCTTTACTGATTTAAATTACTAGTTGTGATTTATATTTATAGAGTTTATGGAAAAATCTCAAAGAAGTCTATTTCGtctatgtatacagtatatgtctATGATTTAATCAGGAATTCTGCTATCACAGAAATGATACGGCACTTTCCAGTTAACTCTAACCCTTCCAGCCACAACAAAAATAcccatctgttttttttatgttgcaatAAATGTTTATAGAGGCAGTAGTGCAAATCCTCTTCCCAAACTTTCTCCCTTATGGTTGTTTTCTCCATGTctctttatttgtttgttaaaGCAGTGGTTATATTATGCCCACATTTTCCTAACTGTTACCTGAGATGTGCTTAACAAAGCTGGCAGTGATGATAATGCTCTTTTTGTTTATTCCATTTGATTCATGAGTACTGTAGTGACTGCCAGCCCTAAACCTTGTTTGTCCTGATTAGTTTTCCCCTCATATGACCAATCTAATCAAATAATACCTATACACAAAAGGTAACTCACGGATTACAACCATGGCATATTTCGCGCATACACAGATGTACTAATTAATGCCATAGAGCGTACCGGAATACACaaaattaaagaaaaagaaTTACCAACATAACATAAAATCAATACAACGTTGGCGTCCCTGATATTGGTCTTCAAAATGAATTAATGTTCCAACCAATTCAGAGTTCTGTGGGACAACAAGTAACAGGCCCATGGGAAATGTAGTCTGTATATTATAAATCGCTTCAGCTTCCAGTGAAGGACTACTGTCCTCTTTTGCAGCCTGGTTGCTGCTGTTTACAAGGACTTTGGTCACTTTCAGAAGCTCACAATTAAGCATATTTGAATCAAACCCTAGTGCAGTGCGATTGTAAGGAGAACAGAATCCCAATCAATTTCGGCAcctaaataaaaatagaaaggattatttttatttatttcgatTTAGTATCGAAGAAGTATCAGTTTCATCAGATTTGGACTAGCCTCACTGAAATGACTTAATCATTGCAGGCTCAAACTTCAGGTTATGCTTTTATTGCTATCCTTCTAGTATGTCTATGAAGGATAGCTATAAATTAGCAAGGGCTGGTACGTCAGAAGGTGAAACTTGTAGTACTGTCAAATCCTAAATTAATTTAAATCGTAACCTAGCACTAATTAATACTTTGCTTCACCACGTCTTGCATCAGAAACGCTCTGGCATTTTCAAACATAACTGTCTtccaattataaaaaataaattaaagatgAATTAtaaaacaatgaccaaaacatTACCACAAATAACGTTCCTATGCTCCTATACTTTTTGAAAAATAATTCGAAATTGGGCGGTTCACTGCGATATTTCGAAATTGGGCCGTTCACTGCGATGAGACAACAAGCCCTGTGTTGGGTATGATTCCATCATACCATTTTTTGGTAAGCTGGTTCTTGTTGTCCTCCAGTTGCGAACACAGGGTTTCACAAACCAAAAACAATTCGTCCTTCTTATATTTTCCGACTGTAGTACGCCAAGCTGGCCATCTCCCTCCGCGTGCCGGGCGGCGTGAGCAAGAAGAAGGTAGCGGCGGCCGCTGcggcagcagggggcgccagtGGAGCGGCTGCCGAGGAGGACGACTACGCCGGAGGGCTGTGTTAGCTGTTAGCTTCCCGAGATGAGTCAACccgctccaacacacacactacaccccGGCTGCACTTTCCCTCTTGTAGAAGTGGCTTCCAACCCTTTGCATTCCctgatcatgatgatgatgatgatgatgatgatatcgTGAAAAAACCCAGATGTCGATTTTTCACATCTCTATTAttcaaaaaacaacattgaagCAAACtgctaaaaaaaaatgtaacccTCAAATCCCAGCGGGTATTGCAGATCAGAGTTGGCAGCCTTCGATGTTAAATATAACCGAGAATTATTGAATGGCAATTTATAGCATTGAGTTGCATCATCCTCGGTCATATGAAAATGAATTATATAAATAGATGTATACTTTGATGTCCGCAAATCTATAATAGTATATGCCAGGTGTTGTATTGACTATTAGTCGGTGTGAAACTGTGTGCTTTGTAAACTTTGCTGTCCCAGTGATATCTTCCAGAAGCTAACGTAGGTGTAGTGGAGCCGATACGTGTGTTGAAGTTTGTCGAATAGGAGTTGACGACGTATGTTGATTTTGTACAGAATTAATTTATTCAGTATTATAACTGCTGGAGGAGAATATCATAATGTCACTTTTCTTTTATCGGTGCATGTGTGGAGAAGGATGCAGAGAAGCATATTGCAATAAACAAATGTTTTGTGTATGGCAATGGTTATAATAatcacactgttgttttgttggACTTTAGAACAGACTATAGGACTAGTGCTCGAACCATCCTAGTCAGGGTCTTTTAAACTGTGGTAGACTGTTTTTGATTCGTCTACCTCAAAGTCTTCGTCACCCCAAGACTCCTTGTTTGGTGGTTGCTAGTTACAGTGGCTAAGAACAGCAACATGTGATTATGTTCTTAACACTAGAAACCGATGCTATTGTCATGCTCTTATTTCTTAGTAACTCCATTTAAAGCAACAACTGCAAAACCTATTCCTTTTTACAGTGTGCGCATATCttgattttattatttctcAAACAAAACACTTTAATTGATTTCACACAAGAGCTACTTTCACATAAAACAGATAAGAACAACTCTTTTTCAAGCTGATATATCAAAACAATAAAGGGAAGGTATactatttgttttgtatttttacgTTGTGCATGCCTTAAAGTAATTCAACCTCCTAAAGTCATTTGTGCTTCATGTCGTAATCGTCAATAACTAATTCCATTCATTATGTATTCAAGAGGCAGATAATAATCTGCTGGACCGGGTCACGAACTAAAGACTAGAGCGCACCAAAGCGTCTCTTGATCAACACATAACGACCGCAAGGCTTCTCAAGgagcctatttattttttatgaggGAGAATGGTTGCTCTAATGTTCCCCCCATTGTTAAGAG is a window from the Gadus chalcogrammus isolate NIFS_2021 chromosome 8, NIFS_Gcha_1.0, whole genome shotgun sequence genome containing:
- the napgb gene encoding N-ethylmaleimide-sensitive factor attachment protein, gamma b; the encoded protein is MAAQKINEAHEHMAKADKCLKTSLTKWKPDFDSAASEYAKAAVCFKNAKQFDQAKDAYLKEAEYHTENKTLFHAAKAIEQAGMMMKEQKKMPEAIQLIEKACMMYMENGTPDTAAMALDRAGKLIEPLNLDKAVDLYQKAAGVFENEDRLRQAAELLGKASRLLVRVRRLDDAAVAIQKEKNMYKEIENYPMCFKKTTAQVLVHLHRADYVAADKCVRESYSLPGYSGSEDSVAMETLLQGYDEQDEDQVYRICNSPLLKYMDNDYAKLAISLRVPGGVSKKKVAAAAAAAGGASGAAAEEDDYAGGLC